The following is a genomic window from Clostridium sp..
GTACTACTTCCACCTCTACTGTAGGATTTGCCCTTGAATCAAGTATCTGTCTTGCACTTACATCCACAATTTCCACATAATTTTTCATAAATACCACCGCTAAATAAATAACGGTTACTTCAACTCCTTTCTAATACAGAATTTTAATACATATCTATTTAATAAGGCTCTTACCAGTCATCTCCTGCGGCTTTGCAAGCTTCATTGCATGAAGAATGGTAGGCGCTATGTCTGCAAGTACACCGCCATCTCTCAGCTTAGAGGCATTTTTTGAAACATATACAAATGGCACTGGATTCGTAGTATGAGCCGTCATAGGCTTCTTAGTAACATAGTCTATTTCCTCTTCTGAATTTCCGTGGTCCGCAGTTATGAACAATGTTCCATTTTTCTCTAATATCTTGCCCGCAATTTTGCCAAGGCATACATCTACAGCTTCAATTGCCTTTTTTGCAGCCTCAAATATTCCAGTATGTCCAACCATATCAGGATTTGCAAAATTCAATATAATCATGTCATATTTATCTTCATCAAGCTTTTTCAGAAGTTGATCTGTAACCTCATAGACACTCATTTCAGGCTGCAGATCATAGGTTGCAACCTTTGGAGACGGTATGAGAACTCTGTCCTCGTTCTTGTTGGGTTCTTCCACCCCACCATTGAAAAAGAAAGTTACATGTGCATATTTTTCAGTTTCAGCTATTCTGAGCTGATTTTTTCCCAGACTGCTTACATATTCGCCCAGGGTGTTTTTATAGTGTTCATTTTTAAAGGCCACATCCACATTTTTGATTTCAGAGTCATACTCGGTCATGGTTACAAATTCCAGATCTAGATTCTCTCTCCTGAATCCGTCAAATTCCCTGTCTACCATAGCTCTTGTAAGCTGTCTTGCCCTATCCGGCCTGAAATTGAAGAATATGACTGAATCTTCATTTTTTATAGTAGCTACGGGTTTCCCATGTTTTTTTATTACTGCAGGAACTATAAATTCATCAGTTTTCCCATTTTTATATGAATTATCTATTGCCTCACAAGCACTGTCAGCTTCAGCACCTTTTCCAAGGACAAGTGCATTATATGCGAGTTCAACTCTCTCCCATCTCCTGTCTCTGTCCATTGCATAGTATCTTCCTGAAACTGAAGCTATCTCACCTATTCCTGTTTGCTTCATATAGTTCTCAATTTCTTTTATATACTCTTTTGCAGAAGACGGCGGAACATCTCTCCCATCGGTAAAAGCATGAACATATACCTTTTTAAGTCCCCTCTGTTTTGCAAACTTCAAAAGTCCCTTTAAATGTTCCGAATGTGAATGAACCCCTCCAGGTGATACGAGTCCCATGAGATGAAAATCCGAATTGTTTTCAAGTGCCTGGTCTGCAGCTTTATTCAAAGCCCAGTTGTGGAAAAAATCTCCGTCTTCTATTGACTTGGTTATCTTGGTAAGGGCCTGGTATATTATTCTTCCCGCACCTATATTCAAATGACCGACTTCAGAATTGCCCATCTGTCCATCCGGCAATCCCACACTTAGTCCGCTTGCTCCAAGCTGGGTATGAGGATAGTTGTTGTAGTATTTGTCAAAATTTGGTTTGTTCGCTGCTTTAACTGCATTTCCCTCTGTTTTGTCAGAAATACCAAAACCATCAAGTATCATAAGCATTACTGGTGTTTTTTTCATATTTACCTCCAAATTGTATTGCGATTAATAATTGACTATTTTCGAGAAGTCCTGTGCTTTTAGACTTGCTCCTCCAATCAATCCTCCGTCTATGTCGGGCTGTGCCATCTGAGCCTTTATTGTAGCAGGTTTAACGGAACCGCCATATTGAATTCTGGTTTTATCTGCAGTATCTTTTCCATAGAGTTTTGCAATTACACTTCTTATGTAGGCTATAGTAGTATTGGCCTGCTCATCCGTAGCTGTCTTTCCCGTACCTATAGCCCATATCGGTTCGTAAGCCACAACCAATTTCTCAACCTGTGATTTTTCAAGCCCTGCGAGGTCAAGTTTGATCTGCTTCCCGAGAACCTCTGCAGTTACATCTGCTTCTCTCTCCTCCAGAGTTTCACCGCAGCAGACTATTGGAATCAAATTGTGTTCAAAGGCTTTCTTTACCTTTTTGTTTATGGCTTCATCTGTTTCATTGAAATACTGTCTTCTCTCACTGTGTCCAAGTATTACATATTCCACACCCATTGTATCCAGCATGGCAGGTGAAACTTCTCCTGTATACGCACCGCTCTCCTCAAAGTGCATATTCTGGGCACCGACCTTTATGTTGGTACCCTCTGCAGCTTTAATAACTGCATCAAGACACACATAGGGTGGACACACAACTACATCTGCTTTAGCATCCTTTACAAGCGGTTTTAGTTCCTCTATTAATTTTGCTGCTTCATCAACAGTTTTGTTCATCTTCCAGTTTCCTGCAATTATTGCCTTTCTCATTTACACCGATCCCCTTTTATTTTAAATTTTGATTACCTGTCATTAAGTGCTGCTATTCCCGGAAGTTCCTTTCCCTCAAGGAATTCAAGTGAAGCTCCGCCACCAGTTGATATATGCGTCATCTTGTCTCCATATCCAAGCTGATTGACTGCAGCCGCACTGTCTCCTCCGCCTATTATTGTAGTAGCACCTGATTCTGCCATGGCCTTTGCAACATCATTTGTTCCTTTTGCAAATTTAGGGAATTCAAATACTCCCATAGGACCATTCCATACAACAGTCTTTGCATTTTTTATTTCATCTGTAAACAGTTCAACAGTTTTAGGTCCTATATCCAATCCCATATATCCATCCTTTATATTAGGATCTTCCGTTGTAACAGCTTCTGCATCTGCATCAAACTTATCTGCCGTTACAGTATCCAACGGAAGAAGCATTTTTACATTTTTTTCTTTTGCCTTGTTGATCATTTCCTTTGCATAATCGATTTTATCTGCTTCAAGCAGAGAATTTCCTATGCTGTATCCAAGCGCCTTTTCAAAAGTATAGGCCATTCCACCTCCAATTATAAGGGTATCTACTTTTTCAAGCAAATTATTTATAACATTTATCTTGTCTGAAACTTTTGCACCTCCAAGTATTGCAACAAAAGGTCTTACTGGATTTTCAACTGCATTTCCGAGAAATTTAAGTTCTTTCTGAATCAAGTACCCGCATACAGCTGTATCCAGGAATTTTGTAACACCGACAGTGGAACAGTGTGCCCTGTGAGCTGTTCCAAAGGCATCATTTACAAACACATCTGCAAGTGATGCAAGTTCTTCCGAAAAATTGTCCTTGTTTTTGGTCTCCTCAATTCTATATCTTGTATTCTGGAGCAGTATTACATCTCCATCCTTCATTTTTGCAGCTGCAGCCTTTGCGTTCTCTCCTACTACATTATCATCTGCAGCAAATACCACTTCTTTTCCAAGCATTTCAGAGAGTCTTTTAGCAACAGGCGCAAGTGAAAGTTCATGCTTTGGCTCTCCCTTTGGCTTTCCAAGATGTGAGCACAATATAACCTTAGCACCCTTCTCCACAAGATATTTTATTGTAGGAAGTGCTCCTACCAATCTGTTTTCATCAGTTATCTTTCCATCCTGAAGCGGTACATTGAAATCACACCTGACGAGCAATTTTTTCCCTTTTACATCTATATCCTCAATTGTCTTCTTGTTAAAAGCCATAATTACACCTCTTTAAAATTTTTTATTTATTTTTGATTTTAACATTAAAGGCCCGGCATCATAGCCTCAACTACAAAACCAGACCTTTCACTATGTTATGCGTTTAACTATTTAGCAATTTTTGCAAAATAAGCTAAAGTTCTAACTAATTGTGATGTATATGACATTTCATTATCATACCATGCAGCAGTCTTAACCAACTGTGATCCATTGACATCAACAATTTTTGTTAAAGTTGCATCAAATAACGAGCCATAATTGATTCCCACAACATCTGCAGAAACTATTGGATCTTCAGTGTATCCAAATGACTCATTAGCTGCTTCCTTCATAGCTGCGTTGACTTCTTCAACTGTAACATTTTTCTTAAGAACTGAAACCAGTTCAGTTATTGATCCAGTTGGGACTGGAACTCTCTGTGCATTTCCATCCAATTTCCCTGTTAAATCCGGAATAACCTGACTTATAGCTTTAGCAGCACCAGTTGAGTTTGGTATTATACTTACAGCAGCAGCTCTGGCTCTTCTCAAATCACCTTTTCTGTGTGGTCCATCCAATGTATTCTGGTCATTGGTATATGCATGGATTGTAGTCATAAATCCTTTTTCTATTCCGAACTTGTCATTTAGTACTTTAGCCATTGGAGCCAGACAGTTGGTTGTACATGATGCACCTGATATAACTGTTTCAGTTCCATCCAAAGAATCATTGTTTACGTTGAAAACTATTGTCTTCAAGTCATTTCCAGCAGGAGCTGATATAACAACTTTTCTGGCACCGGCTCTTATATGAGCTTCAGCTTTTTCCTTCTTGGTAAAGAAACCTGTGCATTCAAGAACAACATCTATTCCAAGTTTTCCCCATGGCAATTTTTCAGGATCTGCTTCAGCAAAGACTTTGACCTCTTTTCCGTTAACTACAAAAGCTCCTTCTTTAACTTCAATTTCACCATTGAATCTTCCCTGCGATGAATCATATTTAAATAAATGAGCTAACATTTTTGCATCAGTTAAGTCGTTGATTGCAACTACCTCTAAATCCGGTACCTCAAGAATTCTTCTTAATGCCAGTCTCCCTATTCTTCCAAAACCATTAATAGCTACCTTTGTCATTTAAACTCCTCCTAAATAATTAAATATTTATAATAAATAAAAAATTTATTGACTGTTTATAAACTCTAAAAGTCTCTTTGCAGCACCCTCATCCGTAATAAGCACACTGTTATGATTATTTATTTCAGTAGAGAGTATTGCCTCTGCCTTGCCTGATCCCCCTGCAACAGCTATCAGAGTATTTATCTCGTTTATTCTGCTGTTCTTTATTCCTATACTTGGAGTTGTATATACTATGTTTCCATTTTTGTTGAAGTAGTATCCGAAGGCTTCACCGACTCCGCCCTTGTCTTCTATCTCCTTTATCCTGGCATCGCTCAGTCCTCTTCTTCTCGCCATCTTATTGGCTCTTCCCACACCATGTATCAGTATATCTGCGTTATAAATACACTCCAATACATCCCTTATTGATTTCTCTTTTATCATGGTGCTTATTGCCGATTCACTCAAGTTGTCAGGTACATGAAGCAATTTATATTTTCCATATATTTTTGTAGCCAGCCTGGCTGCAAGGGTATTTGCCTGAGTTTCAACATTTGCTCCCATGCCGCCCCTTGCCGGCACTACAAGGATATCTTTTACGGAGTTGGTTACAGGCATGTTGTCCACTACCTGTTTCATAGTAGAACCCCCTGTAATTGCAATTATATTTCCTTTTTGAAGTATACTTTTCAAATACTTTGCAGCTGCTCTTCCAATCTCATTCATTATAGTCCTGTCTTCATCACAGTCTCCGGGAACAATTATAACTTTCTTCAACTGAAAGTTTGTCTTTATAGCATCTTCAACTTCTGAAAGGCCCCTCAATTCATGTATGGATTCTTTAAGTTTCCCTATGATTTCCTCTCCATCCCTCGTTATGGTCATTCCAGAAGTATTTATTTCGATAAATCCCTGGGTTTTCAAAAAATTAATTTCTGTTCTTACTATCCTTTCACCAATACCCAGATCATTGGCAAGTGTTCTCCTACCAACAGGCTGATTATAGTAGATAGTTCTTAAAATATTATATCTCTTTTCCAATAATTCAACTAATTCTGGCACTATTCTCTTCTGTAATTTAAGTACTTCTTCCACAACATCACCTCCTGGCACGTTATCGTCCCAGCGATATACACATTGTCCCACTACTATTATAAAACATATACATTTTTTTTTAAATAGTATTTTGAAAAAATATCAAAAAATATGCTGACTTGAGGAATCTTTAGAATCTTTTCCTGCCTTTTGATGATTTTATCCCAAGTTCTTCCCTGTATTTTGCCACAGTTCTTCTTGAAATATTCATATTCTTTTTATTAATTAGGTTGCATATTGCCTGGTCGGACAGAGGCTTGCTTTTATCTTCACTGTCTATTATTCCTTTAATACTCTTCTTGATGATATATGCAGAAACATTTTCTTCCCTTGAAGATGTGGAAATACCTGTCGTAAACAAATCCTTTATTTTAACTGTTCCCCTGCTTGTATATATATATTTGTCCCTTATGGCCCTGCTTATAGTTGACTCATGCATACCAAGACTGTCGGATATGCCTTTTAAAGTCATAGGTTTCAGGTAGTCATCTCCATAATCAAAATAATCCCTCTGAAGTTGAATTATTCTTTCAAGCACCCTGTATATAGTACTTTTTCTGTGCTGTATGCTTTTCAATAAAAATACCGCACTGTTCAGTTTATCCTTTACATAATCCACCGCACTTTTATCTTCACTTTTTATTATATTCCTATAGGTAGGATTTATGGTAAGCTTCGGTAATAAATCGTCATTCATAATTATATAGTATTCGTCATCAATTTTTTTTATATAAGCATCTGGCATTATATATTTTACTTCCTCGCCAGTATAAAACCCCCTGGATGGTTTGGGGTCCAGCTTTTTTATTATATCCCCGCATTCCTGGGCCGTCTTTACATCTATATTCAATTTTTTCGCTATTATATTGTACTTGTTCTCGGCAAGCAGTTCCAAATAATTATCTATAATCGCAATTACACTTTCATTGTCTATATTCCTTTTTACCAGCTGAATTTTAAGACATTCTTTTAGATCTCTTGCTGCTATACCATCAGGTTCGAGAGATTGTACCAATTTTATGCAATAATCGGCAAGTTTATCCGAAATATTAAGTTCATTTTGAATCTCACCTTCCGATATAACCAGGTATCCCCTTCCGTCCACATTTTCTATAATATACATGCATATTGCCTTTACGTAATCCTTTTCATCCAAATCTCTTATCTGTTCAATCAAATATTCCTTCAACGATTCTTTTTTTGAAATAAAATTAAAGGGTGAAACTTCCTCAGTGTTACTTTTTTCATAGCTATGATGGCTGTAATTATCAAATTCAAGATTTTTTATAATTTCTTTATAATCAAGTCTGGTTTTTTCTCTATCATCATTTTTAAATTCAGCTTCTTTAAAATCAAGAATTGGATTTTCCTGTACTTCTTTTTCAATGTATTCTTGAAGCTCAAAACTTGACATCTGGAGAAGCCTTACTGAGAGCTGCATCTGTTGTGTCATTACCAATTTCTGTTCCTGAGTTAAATTAAGTCCAAAATTCAGTCCCATAACTCGCACCTCCAACCAACTATTTTAATTATATTATATCATGAAGCTGCAAAAAAATTTGCACCATGTAAAAAATCAAAGTGCAAATTACAATTGAGCATCTCAATAATCCTCCACAAAAAACAGTCCGCAGGCGTCTGCCCCGGAGTGTACTCCAACTACACATCCAACTTCACTTTCTATGAAATTGACATTTCGTCTTATCAGCTCATTCCTAAGAGGATCAAGTATTTCAGTTTTACCCACATGCAGCAATATGGAAACCTCACCTTCTTTTATTCCTTTTCTGTCTATATAGTCCAGCATTGCTTTGAGAACTTTTTTACTTCCTCTTACCTTATCGGCTACGGCCATCTCTCCATTTTTAGCCTCTATTATTATTTTTATTCCCAGTATATTTCCTATAATGCCTGCTGTCTTTGACAACCGCCCGCCTTTTACCAGATTATCGAGACTGTTGAATTCAAGAGTGCTTTTGACATGGGGTGAAATTTCCAGAACTTTTTTCTCTATCTGTTCTATCGTATAGCCGTCCCTTATAAGTTTGGCCGCCTTGATAACCTGAATTCCAAGTCCGGAAGTTACATTAAAGCTGTCTATAACAACTATATCCTTCATTTCCAGAGCATCTCTGGCAATACAGGCAGACTGATATGTACCACTCATCCTGGAAGACAAGTGAATGGATATTATCTTGCAACCTTCATCAAGATATTTTTTATAGCATTTAATGAATATTTGCGGATTTACCTGGGCCGTTGCAGGAAATTCATCACTATTTTTCATTTTTTCAAGAAGCACCGGAAGCTTTATGTCAATTCCATCCCTATAGGTTGTTTTATCAATAATTACAAATAGGGGAAGCACCTCTATATCATATTTCTCTATTATAAAATCCGGCAGATCAGCTGTACTATCAGTAATTAATTTTATTTTGTCCATAAAATTAACACCTCCTTTATTTCATTACAGGAAACTTCATCTGTCTCAATGCCTCATAGGCAACTATTGCAACAGTATTTGACAAATTCAAAGAACGGGTGGAAGTATTTATCATGGGAACTCTTATACAATTCTCGCTATTTTCTTCCCTGATGTAGTCAGGAAGGCCACAGGTTTCTCTACCAAATACTATGAAATCTCCATCTTTATATTCAACATCATGATAATAATTTTTACCATGAGTAGTAGAAAAATAGAATCTACCGTTTTTATAATTTTCCCTCAATTCCTCATAGGAATCATACAATGTCAAATCCAAATAAGGCCAGTAATCAAGACCTGCCCTCCTCAAATGTTTTTCATCCAGACTGAATCCAAGTGGTTTTATTAAATGAAGCCTGGAACCTGTAAGGACACAGGTCCTGGCTATATTCCCAGTATTTTGAGGTATTTCCGGCTGAAACAGTACTATATTTAGGCTCAAAATTTTTCCTCCTTTAAAAGTGCAAAACTTGTACCGGACAGTATAAAGTCCTATTAAATATATTACTATATTACAATTATTCAGTCAAAAAATAAAAAAGATGCTGCTATACAGCCTTGCTCTGCAGCAACATCTCTTCTACCATTTCACGTATCTCATTCCAGCTGAAAACTCTTGTTATATTTTCATTCAATGGCTTTCTATTATAATTTGTATCAATCAAAAGAACCTTGAAACCGTATTTTGAAAGCTGGACTGCGTTTTCATAACTATCTTCTATAAAAATATCACTTTTAAGTTCCCTCGCCTTGTCAACCTTGTACGGAGTTCCTAAAACAAATACATCATCATAGGGTATTCCATATCTATACAGATAATGATAAGTCAGAATTTCCAAATCCTTATCTCTTGCAGTAACAAAATATATATTGTTCTTATTGAACAATTCTTTTATGATACCTACAGCTTCCTCTCTTATAGGTTCGGCATCATGAATTTCAAACTTGTTTGTCTCGTAAAATTCAAGA
Proteins encoded in this region:
- the gpmI gene encoding 2,3-bisphosphoglycerate-independent phosphoglycerate mutase, whose translation is MKKTPVMLMILDGFGISDKTEGNAVKAANKPNFDKYYNNYPHTQLGASGLSVGLPDGQMGNSEVGHLNIGAGRIIYQALTKITKSIEDGDFFHNWALNKAADQALENNSDFHLMGLVSPGGVHSHSEHLKGLLKFAKQRGLKKVYVHAFTDGRDVPPSSAKEYIKEIENYMKQTGIGEIASVSGRYYAMDRDRRWERVELAYNALVLGKGAEADSACEAIDNSYKNGKTDEFIVPAVIKKHGKPVATIKNEDSVIFFNFRPDRARQLTRAMVDREFDGFRRENLDLEFVTMTEYDSEIKNVDVAFKNEHYKNTLGEYVSSLGKNQLRIAETEKYAHVTFFFNGGVEEPNKNEDRVLIPSPKVATYDLQPEMSVYEVTDQLLKKLDEDKYDMIILNFANPDMVGHTGIFEAAKKAIEAVDVCLGKIAGKILEKNGTLFITADHGNSEEEIDYVTKKPMTAHTTNPVPFVYVSKNASKLRDGGVLADIAPTILHAMKLAKPQEMTGKSLIK
- the tpiA gene encoding triose-phosphate isomerase, which produces MRKAIIAGNWKMNKTVDEAAKLIEELKPLVKDAKADVVVCPPYVCLDAVIKAAEGTNIKVGAQNMHFEESGAYTGEVSPAMLDTMGVEYVILGHSERRQYFNETDEAINKKVKKAFEHNLIPIVCCGETLEEREADVTAEVLGKQIKLDLAGLEKSQVEKLVVAYEPIWAIGTGKTATDEQANTTIAYIRSVIAKLYGKDTADKTRIQYGGSVKPATIKAQMAQPDIDGGLIGGASLKAQDFSKIVNY
- a CDS encoding phosphoglycerate kinase; the protein is MAFNKKTIEDIDVKGKKLLVRCDFNVPLQDGKITDENRLVGALPTIKYLVEKGAKVILCSHLGKPKGEPKHELSLAPVAKRLSEMLGKEVVFAADDNVVGENAKAAAAKMKDGDVILLQNTRYRIEETKNKDNFSEELASLADVFVNDAFGTAHRAHCSTVGVTKFLDTAVCGYLIQKELKFLGNAVENPVRPFVAILGGAKVSDKINVINNLLEKVDTLIIGGGMAYTFEKALGYSIGNSLLEADKIDYAKEMINKAKEKNVKMLLPLDTVTADKFDADAEAVTTEDPNIKDGYMGLDIGPKTVELFTDEIKNAKTVVWNGPMGVFEFPKFAKGTNDVAKAMAESGATTIIGGGDSAAAVNQLGYGDKMTHISTGGGASLEFLEGKELPGIAALNDR
- the gap gene encoding type I glyceraldehyde-3-phosphate dehydrogenase, producing MTKVAINGFGRIGRLALRRILEVPDLEVVAINDLTDAKMLAHLFKYDSSQGRFNGEIEVKEGAFVVNGKEVKVFAEADPEKLPWGKLGIDVVLECTGFFTKKEKAEAHIRAGARKVVISAPAGNDLKTIVFNVNNDSLDGTETVISGASCTTNCLAPMAKVLNDKFGIEKGFMTTIHAYTNDQNTLDGPHRKGDLRRARAAAVSIIPNSTGAAKAISQVIPDLTGKLDGNAQRVPVPTGSITELVSVLKKNVTVEEVNAAMKEAANESFGYTEDPIVSADVVGINYGSLFDATLTKIVDVNGSQLVKTAAWYDNEMSYTSQLVRTLAYFAKIAK
- a CDS encoding sugar-binding transcriptional regulator, producing the protein MEEVLKLQKRIVPELVELLEKRYNILRTIYYNQPVGRRTLANDLGIGERIVRTEINFLKTQGFIEINTSGMTITRDGEEIIGKLKESIHELRGLSEVEDAIKTNFQLKKVIIVPGDCDEDRTIMNEIGRAAAKYLKSILQKGNIIAITGGSTMKQVVDNMPVTNSVKDILVVPARGGMGANVETQANTLAARLATKIYGKYKLLHVPDNLSESAISTMIKEKSIRDVLECIYNADILIHGVGRANKMARRRGLSDARIKEIEDKGGVGEAFGYYFNKNGNIVYTTPSIGIKNSRINEINTLIAVAGGSGKAEAILSTEINNHNSVLITDEGAAKRLLEFINSQ
- the rpoN gene encoding RNA polymerase factor sigma-54, whose translation is MNFGLNLTQEQKLVMTQQMQLSVRLLQMSSFELQEYIEKEVQENPILDFKEAEFKNDDREKTRLDYKEIIKNLEFDNYSHHSYEKSNTEEVSPFNFISKKESLKEYLIEQIRDLDEKDYVKAICMYIIENVDGRGYLVISEGEIQNELNISDKLADYCIKLVQSLEPDGIAARDLKECLKIQLVKRNIDNESVIAIIDNYLELLAENKYNIIAKKLNIDVKTAQECGDIIKKLDPKPSRGFYTGEEVKYIMPDAYIKKIDDEYYIIMNDDLLPKLTINPTYRNIIKSEDKSAVDYVKDKLNSAVFLLKSIQHRKSTIYRVLERIIQLQRDYFDYGDDYLKPMTLKGISDSLGMHESTISRAIRDKYIYTSRGTVKIKDLFTTGISTSSREENVSAYIIKKSIKGIIDSEDKSKPLSDQAICNLINKKNMNISRRTVAKYREELGIKSSKGRKRF
- a CDS encoding DegV family protein, with protein sequence MDKIKLITDSTADLPDFIIEKYDIEVLPLFVIIDKTTYRDGIDIKLPVLLEKMKNSDEFPATAQVNPQIFIKCYKKYLDEGCKIISIHLSSRMSGTYQSACIARDALEMKDIVVIDSFNVTSGLGIQVIKAAKLIRDGYTIEQIEKKVLEISPHVKSTLEFNSLDNLVKGGRLSKTAGIIGNILGIKIIIEAKNGEMAVADKVRGSKKVLKAMLDYIDRKGIKEGEVSILLHVGKTEILDPLRNELIRRNVNFIESEVGCVVGVHSGADACGLFFVEDY
- the trmL gene encoding tRNA (uridine(34)/cytosine(34)/5-carboxymethylaminomethyluridine(34)-2'-O)-methyltransferase TrmL, with the protein product MSLNIVLFQPEIPQNTGNIARTCVLTGSRLHLIKPLGFSLDEKHLRRAGLDYWPYLDLTLYDSYEELRENYKNGRFYFSTTHGKNYYHDVEYKDGDFIVFGRETCGLPDYIREENSENCIRVPMINTSTRSLNLSNTVAIVAYEALRQMKFPVMK
- a CDS encoding 5' nucleotidase, NT5C type — encoded protein: MKSLNLCIDIDGTITDPYYWLDSANRYFNKNVKPEEVTIYNVDRIMGVSRDEYLEFYETNKFEIHDAEPIREEAVGIIKELFNKNNIYFVTARDKDLEILTYHYLYRYGIPYDDVFVLGTPYKVDKARELKSDIFIEDSYENAVQLSKYGFKVLLIDTNYNRKPLNENITRVFSWNEIREMVEEMLLQSKAV